The Acidobacteriota bacterium genome contains the following window.
GCTTTGCCGAGCGACTTCGCCGCGAACGAGGATCGCAAAATCATTTGAAAACCCGAGTGACGGACTGACGTCGAGCTTAAAATTTTCGGCGTATTCCGCTTTTGTCTGGTCGTAAACCGTCTGGGCATCGGTGATTGGAACATGTTTCAGGATAGCGGTGTAGGCGGTGCCGGTGTATTCGGGATAGACGTCGATCTTGCTGGAGAGCAGGCTTTCGTGGGCAATGTTGCCGCCGAGCTCGAATTGGCGTGTGACCGCTACGCCCTCCTTTTCAAGCATTTGAGCGAGGATCTCGGCGAGGATAACTGATTCCGTAAAATCTTTTGAACCTACGACAACCGTTTTCTGATCTTTCTTCTCGATCCCGGTTTCGAGCGTGTTCTTTGAGATATCAGATCTGAAATTTGAAATAAAGCCGAGACCAACAACGATAGCCAGAGCGGCGGCTACTCCGGCGGCTATGAACCTTCGACGGCCCGCGTGTTTGCGTTCACCGATTGCGTAGCTCTTTTCAAATTGCCCGAGAGCGAAATCGCAGATCAGAGCGAGCAGAGCTGAGGCTAAGGCTCCGGCGATTAGTAGATTATTGTCGTTTTGCCGCAGGCCTCGGAAGATATATGTTCCCAATCCGCCTGCTCCAACTGCCGCTGCAACGGTTGCAACACCAACGGAAATAACCACTGCGACACGAATCCCAGTCAACATAACCGGCATCGCGAGCGGCAGTTCGACGATCTTTAGCCTCTGCCATTCAGTCATCCCGAGGGCGATCGCGGCTTCCTTTGTTTTCGGATCGATCCCGAGAATTCCCGTGACCGTATTGCGGATAACCGGCAGCAGTGCGTAAAGTGCCAGAGCGATGATCGCAGTTCTAGCGCCGATGCCGCCGATGAATGGAATTGGGATCAGAAGCCCGAAAAGTGCGAGGCTCGGCACGGTCTGCATAATGTTCGCAAAGCCCAGTACCGGCGTTTGAAGCGACCTAACACGAGTCAGCAAAACACCAAGCGGAACACCAAACAGCACCGCGAAACCCGTCGAAATAAACACAAGAAAAATATGCTCGCGGGTCAGCGTGAGCAGCTCAGGCCAGTTTGAACTGAGGAAGCGAAGGAACTCTGTCACTACTTCTTCGGAAACGTCGGTAAAAACTGCGGCGTCACGCGTCCTTTCGCCAGCTGTTCGAAGGCGTATGCATATTTGAGCAACTTTGGTTCTGACCAGGCGGTTCCCATAAACAGCATGCCGGTGGCCTGGATCGAGGCCGGGATCGCGGTACCGTTTTGGGCAGTGCCGGCCGGTATCTCGCGAAGTCCGAGCGGCACCGTGATCGACGGATAGCCTGCCACCGCGGCTACTGAGTAGGCGGCTCCGCTTGTGGGGCCGACGAAGGCGTCGAGGTTATTTTTTGCGATCAGGCCATCGATGCCGTCTTCGCGGACGGATCTGCGGACTTTGGCGATGGCGACCGTGTATGCTTTATCTGTGAGATCGCCACGCTTTTGCGAATCGATGAATATCTCCTGACCGAAGATCTGGAGCTCCTTGTCCTTATTGTCTTCGTTAAATTTGATCAGGTCTTCGAGGGTTTTATATTTGCCTCCCCGAGCGGCTAGGTATTTCGCAATATCGGCCTTAAATTCGTATTGCAAAATGGCGAGCCGGTCGGCTTGTGTCGGTCCGTAATCTGGGAAGGTCACGTCAACAAGAGTTGCTCCCGCGTCTTTCATCTTATCGATAAACGGCTGGAAGTAAGCTTTGTAGAGATCGCCGTTCCGCTGCGGGGGTGTAAAAACGAGACCGAGTCGGGCACCTTCGAGGCCTCCGGCATCGAGAAATTTGGTGTAATCCTTTGCTTTTTTCTTATCAGCTTCAGCGGTCGCGGAATCGAGTTTGTCCGTTCCAGCGATCGCTCCGAGCAAAATTGCAGCGTCAGTTACGGTTCGCGTCATCGGCCCGGCGGTGTCCTGTGTATGTGAGATCGGGACGATCCCGGTGCGCGGGACGAGACCGACGGTCGGTTTGAGACCAACCACACCGTTGGTGACAGCCGGCGAGATTATCGAGCCATTTGTTTCAGTGCCGATAGCGACGGCACACAGATTGGCCGAAACCGAAACGCCTGACCCTGAGCTCGAACCACTCGGATTCTGATCGAGAAAGTACGGCATATTCGTCTGGCCACCTCGTCCTGACCAGCCGCTGGTT
Protein-coding sequences here:
- a CDS encoding ABC transporter permease/substrate-binding protein, with the translated sequence MLTLTREHIFLVFISTGFAVLFGVPLGVLLTRVRSLQTPVLGFANIMQTVPSLALFGLLIPIPFIGGIGARTAIIALALYALLPVIRNTVTGILGIDPKTKEAAIALGMTEWQRLKIVELPLAMPVMLTGIRVAVVISVGVATVAAAVGAGGLGTYIFRGLRQNDNNLLIAGALASALLALICDFALGQFEKSYAIGERKHAGRRRFIAAGVAAALAIVVGLGFISNFRSDISKNTLETGIEKKDQKTVVVGSKDFTESVILAEILAQMLEKEGVAVTRQFELGGNIAHESLLSSKIDVYPEYTGTAYTAILKHVPITDAQTVYDQTKAEYAENFKLDVSPSLGFSNDFAILVRGEVARQSNLKTISDAVPLAKNWQAGFGQDFMSRADGYAGFSKAYGFSFSKQPREMDLSLTVRALAGKQLDIIAGNSTDGLIAALDLFQLEDDKHFFPPYQAVFISRLEVSETLRATLSKLKNAISTDEMRKMNYEVDGNKRTPKEVAAEWLAKQ
- a CDS encoding amidase, giving the protein MNNTGQNRREFLKAGAAGLAAIAFFRNAKGEIVVAAAEGDPFPELVEVTIPQLQAQMKLGKLTARRLTEMYLERIKQIDTKTHSVLELNPDALTIADALDKERKKGKVRGPMHGIPVLIKDNIDTADKMHTTAGSWALYDAPTPKQDSPLAAGLRKAGAVILGKTNLSEWANFRANPRNGRGTSGWSGRGGQTNMPYFLDQNPSGSSSGSGVSVSANLCAVAIGTETNGSIISPAVTNGVVGLKPTVGLVPRTGIVPISHTQDTAGPMTRTVTDAAILLGAIAGTDKLDSATAEADKKKAKDYTKFLDAGGLEGARLGLVFTPPQRNGDLYKAYFQPFIDKMKDAGATLVDVTFPDYGPTQADRLAILQYEFKADIAKYLAARGGKYKTLEDLIKFNEDNKDKELQIFGQEIFIDSQKRGDLTDKAYTVAIAKVRRSVREDGIDGLIAKNNLDAFVGPTSGAAYSVAAVAGYPSITVPLGLREIPAGTAQNGTAIPASIQATGMLFMGTAWSEPKLLKYAYAFEQLAKGRVTPQFLPTFPKK